The Mytilus trossulus isolate FHL-02 unplaced genomic scaffold, PNRI_Mtr1.1.1.hap1 h1tg000463l__unscaffolded, whole genome shotgun sequence genome has a window encoding:
- the LOC134702447 gene encoding uncharacterized protein LOC134702447: protein MDNIENVLYPTIQTLQYQRTKVTEEFLLKAERNLKNSIGCGERFQNELVSINELLVDMRAEPDMDRTNNNNDIQTTDAVDINHLINKTENLLLRIREQIDCTCTNLTQLKKEMIMVQVSEKNTVHDTDDEPNKVSGENTDEPLTKEHDWMDSPLVFMNPRKNRFHHKVCCILLTKPNAVIKDEWSAHASDTDEDLAKCLESNDEQIISSLVTLESKDSLILHTQLPIHLYLPVMSHKPELVPQLKYLANGNIWRREDVVQNISIPIERKISFLGSEIKIPNLQTLQCVAVAVPPFEEFNIGENGSSITLHNDKNIKLNFPAGAFTNEAHVSTKVNEKYERF, encoded by the exons ATGGATAATATTGAGAATGTGTTATATCCAACGATTCAAACACTGCAATACCAAAGAACCAAAGTGACAGAAGAATTTTTACTGAAAGCAGaaaggaatttaaaaaattcGATTGGCTGTGGTGAACGTTTTCAAAATGAACTGGTGTCAATTAATGAACTGTTAGTTGACATGAGGGCAGAACCGGACATGGACAGAACAAATAACAATAATG ATATTCAAACGACCGATGCAGTAGATATTAACCATCTGattaataaaacagaaaatttacttTTACGGATCAGAGAGCAAATCGATTGCACGTGCACAAACTTAACTCAGTTGAAAAAGGAGATGATCATGGTCCAAGTTTCCGAGAAAAATACAGTGCACGACACTGATGATGAACCCAACAAAGTTTCCGGGGAGAATACTGATGAACCTTTAACAAAGGAACATGACTGGATGGATTCTCCTTTAGT CTTTATGAATCCAAGAAAAAATAGGTTTCACCACAAAGTATGCtgtattttattgacaaaaccaAATGCAGTTATCAAGGATGAATGGAGCGCACATGCATCAGATACAGATGAGGACCTGGCTAAATGTTTGGAGTCTAATGACGAACAGATTATTTCCTCTCTCGTTACGCTGGAATCAAAAGATAGTTTAATACTCCACACACAG TTACCAATCCATCTATACTTACCAGTTATGAGTCATAAACCAGAACTCGTTCCTCAGTTGAAATATTTGGCAAACGGAAACATTTGGCGCCGTGAAGATGTTGTACAGAATATATCAATACCTATAGAGCGG aaaattTCATTTCTTGGCTCTGAAATCAAAATACCAAATCTACAAACTCTCCAGTGTGTAGCAGTAGCAGTCCCGCCATTTGAAGAGTTCAACATTGGCGAGAATGGATCGTCCATTACACTTCATAATGATAAGAACATAAAGCTTAACTTTCCAGCTGGTGCTTTTACTAATGAAGCTCACGTTTCTACAAAGGTAAACGAAAAATATGAAAGGTTTTGA
- the LOC134702448 gene encoding uncharacterized protein LOC134702448, producing MLLTELHRCSDNSMDTFIKILDETGQREVVDRLISVREQMVLTRNQDNISVDELEMSSDFDPDFEVEVKTVQIMAKLGAQPWKVTQSHCSHTDNIHTVKLEGCNSSYSVVGIVVPAKMTEHDLCRAATVLEEVMCFTNVNLVVKQHKDNPDEIIIYCIKSEKLQAVLLELANDGFTNGPTKVQEFGLADSEKIEITLNCFSLEGYENRPLVMPYYSGLCTAIYRGRLCVLDPERQTCCNQYNGQLKYRIISEKISMQRSGKLAIYLPKPTDERIGYFSYTFDFAGKALAKYLAWQLTPDNEISTRWIKFANILVADPNIYKHITNNISKELCKAGQRQTCEAFLLYWADHYVKHDENKLERMVDIFGHETQKKSDALQFLKPYCLSGTLSNDNLKKMAYCLADDWEIMAEKLKLDKSIVCEIKDTQKNPVRQCLKMLDLWRLSDVAIIKGTDVVKHLYKCAKAAGCGSKLLNLSVKH from the exons ATGCTTTTGACAGAACTTCATCGTTGTTCAGACAATAGCATGgatacatttattaaaatactCGACGAAACTGGCCAAAGAGAGGTTGTGGACAGACTAATTAGTGTCAGAGAACAGATGGTTCTGACAAGAAATCAAGACAATATATCTGTAGATGAATTGGAAATGAGCAGTGATTTTGATCCGG attttgagGTAGAAGTGAAGACCGTTCAAATTATGGCTAAACTAGGAGCACAACCTTGGAAAGTGACACAGAGCCACTGCAGTCATACAGACAATATACATACTGTAAAACTAGAGGGTTGCAATTCATCATACAG tgTTGTTGGAATTGTTGTACCAGCCAAGATGACTGAACACGATCTGTGCAGAGCTGCAACAGTATTAGAGGAAGTCATGTGCTTTACAAATGTAAACCTTGTTGTGAAGCAGCATAAAGATAATCCAgatgaaattataatttactGCATAAAATCCGAAAAATTGCAAGCAGTACTACTCGAACTAGCAAATGATGGCTTTACTAATGGACCGACTAAAGTTCAAGAATTTGGGTTGGCCGATAGTGAGAAAAtcgaaataacattaaattgcTTCAGCTTGGAAGGCTATGAAAACAGACCTTTAGTTATGCCATACTACTCTGGGTTATGTACAGCAATATATCGTGGTCGGTTATGTGTCCTAGATCCAGAACGACAAACATGTTGCAATCAGTACAATGGACAACTGAAGTACAGAATTATTTCTGAGAAAATATCAATGCAGAGGTCTGGCAAATTGGCTATTTATTTACCGAAG CCAACAGATGAACGAATTGGATATTTTAGTTACACCTTTGACTTTGCAG gAAAAGCGTTGGCGAAATATTTAGCTTGGCAGCTGACACCGGACAATGAAATCTCTACCCGTTGGATCAAATTTGCCAATATATTGGTGGCTGACCCAAacatttacaaacacatcactaaTAACATTAGTAAAGAGTTGTGTAAAGCAGGTCAAAGGCAGACATGTGAAGCATTTCTTTTGTACTGGGCTGATCATTATGTTAAACATGATGAAAACAag ttagagAGAATGGTTGATATTTTTGGACATGAAACGCAAAAAAAATCCGACGCATTACAGTTCCTAAAGccatattgtttatcag GTACCTTATCCAATGACAATCTAAAGAAAATGGCATATTGTTTAGCTGACGACTGGGAGATCATGGCAGAGAAACTGAAATTAGATAAATCCATAGTTTGTGAGATAAAAGATACTCAGAAGAATCCGGTTAGACAGTGCTTGAAAATGTTGGATCTTTGGCGATTGTCTGATGTTGCTATTATAAAAGGAACAGATGTTGTTAAACATCTTTACAAATGTGCAAAAGCTGCTGGCTGTGGCTCGAAACTTCTTAACTTGTCAGTTAAGCATTAA